TCACGGTCGATCCGTCGATGCCGGCACCACGTTCCATGGCACCGATCGAGAAACCGGCGAGGTCGTAATCGCCGCTCGAATACATGCCAGGCATTTCGGCGGTTTCGCCCCCGACCAGCGCGCAACCCGCTTGGCGGCAGCCTTCGGCGATGCCTTTGACGATCGCGGTCCCGGCGGCGACGTCGAGCTTGCCGGTCGCGTAATAGTCGAGGAACAGCAAAGGCTCGGCGCCCTGGACGACCAAATCGTTGACGCACATGGCGACGAGGTCGATCCCGACCGTGTCGTGCTGGCCGCTTTCGATGGCGATTTTCAGCTTCGTGCCGACGCCGTCGGTCGTGGCGACCAGGATCGGGTCCTTGAACCCGGCGGCTTTCAGGTCGAACAACGCGCCGAAACCGCCCAATCCGGCCTCGGAACCCGGCCGGCGGGTGGATTTGGCCAGCGGCTTGATCGCTTCGACAAGTGCTTCGCCCGCATCGATATCGACACCGGCTTCGGAATAGCGGTTCGTGGTCATTGGCGCCCCTTTGCGGGACCGGCTATAACACCCCGGCGCGGCTCGTTACAGGGCCGGAAAAATATCGGTTTTGGAAAGGGTTGGGATGGCGTTGCGGGCCTTCCTACTGGCGATTTTAGTGGCGTTGGCGGCGACTCCGCCGGTTCACGCCCAGCGCGCGGGCGACGGCGTGTTCACCGTACGCGGCGTGGAAATCGACCGGACCGCGCCCTCGGCCCCCCAGGCGCGCGATCAAGGCGTGACCGAAGGCCAGCGTTTGGCGTGGCGACGGCTGGTCGAGCGCTTGGTGCCCGTCGCCGGGCGCGGCAATCTCGCTTCGTTGCCGGCCCCGCAGATCGCCGAATTGCTGGAAAGCTACGAGATCGAAGCCGAGCGCGCGACCGGCAATCGCTGGATCGGGCGCGTGGCCTATCGCTTCGAGGCGGAGCGGGTGCGCAATCTTTTCCGGACCCGCGAAGTCGCTTACGCGGAAACGCGCGCGCGTGCCGTGCTGATCGTGCCGCTGCTGATCGACAACGGCATTCCCAAATTATGGGAAGAAGAAAACCTCTGGAAGCGCGCCTGGGTGGCGCTGGGCATCGACGACGGCTTGCAGCCGCGCCGCGTGCCCGAAGGCAATCTCGAGGATATCGCCACGCTTGAAGCCGCCCAGGCCGATGCCGGCGATGCGGCCGCTTTGCGCCGCCTGGCCGAAGTCTATCAGGCGCAAGGGGCGATCGTCGTGCGCGTGCAGGTCGATACGATCGAAGGCCAGACTCTGGCGGTCGTGACTTTCGATCGCGTGGGTGCCCGTGCGCAGGATCAAAGCTGGCAGAAGATCGAAACGCTGAAGCCGGGCGAAGATCTCGAAGCCGCGTTCAAGCGTTTGGCGCAGGAAGCGGCGAACGAGATCGAGGAGCGCTGGAAACAGGAAGTGCTGGTCGG
This genomic interval from Alphaproteobacteria bacterium contains the following:
- a CDS encoding DUF2066 domain-containing protein → MALRAFLLAILVALAATPPVHAQRAGDGVFTVRGVEIDRTAPSAPQARDQGVTEGQRLAWRRLVERLVPVAGRGNLASLPAPQIAELLESYEIEAERATGNRWIGRVAYRFEAERVRNLFRTREVAYAETRARAVLIVPLLIDNGIPKLWEEENLWKRAWVALGIDDGLQPRRVPEGNLEDIATLEAAQADAGDAAALRRLAEVYQAQGAIVVRVQVDTIEGQTLAVVTFDRVGARAQDQSWQKIETLKPGEDLEAAFKRLAQEAANEIEERWKQEVLVGTGAGQGGTLRAQIRAEDIRDWVAVRARLAEVAAIRNIDVLAMGRGGLIVDVDYDGAVETLRAAMAQRELTLAADGEAWIIAIAGQATR